The Sphingobium cloacae DNA window GTTCGCTCATTACCTGCACATCGTCGACACGCTCGGAGCGATGGCGGACTTCGGTGTGGGGCTGGAAGGCAATCGCGCACCGCACCCGGACATCGATGCGTATCGTGTTGCAACGGCGACGCTCGTTGAGCGCTGGATACCGATCTCCTTCGCGCTCAACGCGGTAAACCGGGCAATGGGGCAACCGGATCTCTATCCCTTTCGTCTCAGTCCCGGCGTCATGCTCAAGCTCGATTTCGTTAGCCGCCTGATCGCGCGGGCCGCGGGCCGTGAGGAAATCCCGGAGGGGTCTGAGCTGGCCGCGATGATCGCAAGCCTCGGGCACGGCGTGTGAAACCTGCGCGACGCCGGATCGCGGAGCGGAGAGACGTCCATTCAGCTCGTAATGCCCTTTGGAGAACCCCTTGCCCACGCTCGTGCTGATCCGCCACGGCCAGTCGGTCTGGAACCTCGAGAACCGCTTCACGGGCTGGTGGGACGTGGATCTGACGCGGCAGGGCGAGATTGAGGCGAAAGCGGCCGGCGAGCTGATGGCGGCGAAGGGGCTGGACTTCGACTTCTGCTTCACGAGCCTCCAGACGCGTGCGATCAAGACGCTCAACCTTGCGCTCGAGGCCATGGGGCGGTTGTGGTTGCCCGTCGAAAAGGACTGGCGTCTGAACGAGCGCCATTATGGCGGGCTCACCGGCCTCGACAAGGCAGCGACCGCAGCCAGGCACGGAGCGGAGCAAGTGAAGATCTGGCGCCGATCGTTTGACATCCCGCCGCCGCCACAGCAGCCAGGGGGACCCTATGATGTCACCGGCGATCGCCGCTACGCCGGCATCGCAATTCCGAGCGCCGAGAGCCTGAAGGACACGATCGGGCGCGTGCTGCCCTATTGGGAGGCAAGGATCGCGCCGGAGCTCAAGGCCGGCAGAAGAGTCGTGATCTCGGCGCACGGCAATTCGCTGCGCGCGCTGGTGAAGCATCTGTCTGGCATCCCCGACGATGAGATCCCCACGATCGAGATCCCGACCGGTGAGCCGATCGTGTATGAGCTCGCGCACGATCTTACGGCAACAGACCGCTATTATCTGTACGAGCGGTAGGGCGACTACTGAAATGCCACTCGGAGCCGGCCTGTCGCGTGGAGCCCAGCGCGGTAGCCGATCCAAGTCAGCGCGGCTTGGGGCGATCCGAACCCTTCGCGGAAAAGGTGCCGGCCTTGTCCCTCCCTTTCTGACCGGAGTTCGTTCGCTCCATTTATCG harbors:
- the gpmA gene encoding 2,3-diphosphoglycerate-dependent phosphoglycerate mutase; translated protein: MPTLVLIRHGQSVWNLENRFTGWWDVDLTRQGEIEAKAAGELMAAKGLDFDFCFTSLQTRAIKTLNLALEAMGRLWLPVEKDWRLNERHYGGLTGLDKAATAARHGAEQVKIWRRSFDIPPPPQQPGGPYDVTGDRRYAGIAIPSAESLKDTIGRVLPYWEARIAPELKAGRRVVISAHGNSLRALVKHLSGIPDDEIPTIEIPTGEPIVYELAHDLTATDRYYLYER